CCGTGCGGCGTCTGCTTCAGCCGCAGCGCGCGCTTGCCCCTGTCGGCTCCGATGAAGGAGGCGACGAAATCGGTGGCGGGTGCCTCGATGATCTCGTCGGGGGTGCCGCGCTGGGCGACCTGTGCGCCCTTCTCCAGAATGACCACCTGATCGCCGAGCAGGAACGCCTCGTCGATGTCGTGGGTGACGAACACGATCGTCTTGGCGACGTCGCGCTGGATGCGGAGCAGTTCCTCCTGGAGCTCGGCCCGGACGATCGGATCGACAGCGCCGAAGGGCTCGTCCATGAGAAGGATGTTGGGGTTCGCGGCGAGGCCACGCGCGACGCCGACGCGCTGCTGCTGCCCACCGGAGAGCTGGCTGGGATAGCGGTCGGCCATCCCCCGGTCGAGGCCGACGGTGTCCATCAGCTCGAGCGCCTGCGCGCGGGCCTTCTTCCGGTTCATTCCCTCGAGCACGGGAACGGTGGCGATGTTCTCGGCGACCGTGAAATG
The Microbacterium sp. SLBN-154 DNA segment above includes these coding regions:
- a CDS encoding ABC transporter ATP-binding protein, with the protein product MIEFRGVTKRFPDGTEAVRSFDLVVPAHTTTVFVGSSGCGKTTLLRMINRMVDPSHGTILIDGEDIAGRDPVKLRRSIGYVMQNSGLLPHFTVAENIATVPVLEGMNRKKARAQALELMDTVGLDRGMADRYPSQLSGGQQQRVGVARGLAANPNILLMDEPFGAVDPIVRAELQEELLRIQRDVAKTIVFVTHDIDEAFLLGDQVVILEKGAQVAQRGTPDEIIEAPATDFVASFIGADRGKRALRLKQTPHGTVVVDGEGRTQGALIEDGART